In the genome of Neovison vison isolate M4711 chromosome 3, ASM_NN_V1, whole genome shotgun sequence, one region contains:
- the LOC122902523 gene encoding 40S ribosomal protein S3a-like, with amino-acid sequence MTVSKNKSLMKGGRKGAKKQVVDLFSKKDWYDMKATATFNIRNIGKTLVIRTQGTKITSDGLSCF; translated from the coding sequence ATGACAGTCAGCAAGAACAAGAGCCTTATGAAAGGTGGCAGAAAGGGAGCCAAGAAGCAAGTGGTtgatttattttctaagaaagaCTGGTATGATATGAAAGCAACAGCTACATTCAATATAAGAAATATTGGAAAAACACTAGTCATAAGAACTCAAGGCACCAAAATCACATCTGATGGCCTCTCATGTTTTTGA